Proteins found in one Zea mays cultivar B73 chromosome 1, Zm-B73-REFERENCE-NAM-5.0, whole genome shotgun sequence genomic segment:
- the LOC100283863 gene encoding Mitotic checkpoint protein BUB3.3 — translation MARRSLAVDATAGAASRVRFAPTSNNLLVSSWDSGLRLYDADEGTLRVNVESEAAFLDCCFEDESAAFACGSDGSVRRYDFHSGSQDTVGLHEDALACIEFSSLTGQIMTGSLDKKLKLWDSKTRNVSPSGTITLNSDVASISICGIYILAAVERNVYLYDMRNLTRPVDEKDCPLDYQIRCLHTSLEWNAYVAGSVDGVVALKYLDRGTDRDLGYAFRCHPNSRNGKWNLVPVNCISVHPCNRTFVTGDDKGCTIVWDAQLKKKLIELPMYLGSVASVAYNHNGQLLAVASNYFLEVDKEEQHHQVFIETVENFKGKSRVG, via the exons ATGGCGAGGCGGAGCCTGGCGGTCGACGCAACCGCAGGCGCCGCATCCCGGGTTCGGTTCGCGCCCACCTCCAATAACCTGCTCGTCTCCTCATGGGATTCG GGGCTGCGGTTGTACGATGCCGACGAGGGCACGCTCAGGGTCAACGTGGAGTCAGAGGCGGCATTCCTCGACTGCTGCTTCGAGGATGAGTCTGCAGCGTTTGCCTGCGGCTCTGATGGATCTGTGAGAAG GTACGACTTCCACTCAGGTTCGCAGGATACGGTGGGGCTCCATGAAGATGCACTAGCCTGCATTGAGTTCTCTTCACTGACCG GTCAGATTATGACAGGCAGCCTTGACAAGAAGCTAAAGCTTTGGGATTCAAAAACAAGAAATGTAAGCCCGAGCGGCACCATAACCTTAAATTCAGATGTGGCCTCAATTTCTATATGCGGCATTTACATATTAGCTGCAGTTGAGAGAAATGTTTATCTTTATGACATGAGGAATCTAACAAGACCAGTTGATGAAAAAGACTGTCCTCTGGATTATCAAATTCGATGCCTTCATACTTCTCTAGAGTGGAATG CTTATGTTGCTGGCTCTGTGGATGGAGTTGTTGCATTGAAGTATCTTGATCGTGGAACAGATAGAGATTTGGG ATATGCATTTCGTTGTCATCCAAATTCCAGAAACGGAAAATGGAATCTGGTCCCTGTAAATTGCATCTCAGTTCATCCCTG CAACAGAACTTTCGTTACGGGAGATGATAAAGGATGCACTATTGTTTGGGATGCTCAATTGAAAAAGAAGCTGATTGAG CTTCCAATGTATTTGGGCAGTGTGGCGTCAGTGGCATACAACCATAATGGCCAACTTCTGGCGGTTGCCTCAAACTATTTTTTAGAAGTGGATAAAGA GGAGCAACACCACCAGGTATTCATTGAAACTGTGGAGAACTTCAAAGGCAAGTCCCGTGTGGGATAG